The region TTTTAACCAAATTTCATTCTCGAAGAGACAACTTACAATCTCTCCTTTGCATTGGGATCGATCCTGAATTGGAAAAACTACCCCAGGTTTGCCTAGATTCTAAGTCCCCACTCGTTCATTTTGCAGAAACAATTGTAAGGTACACACATACGAATGCCGTTGCTTGGAAACCGAATATCGCCTTTTTTGAACGTTTGGGGGCAGAAGGGTATTTTGCATTAGAACATATGGTTCACTTAATGAAAGAGGTTTCTCCTGAAGTGCCAATTGTGATGGATGCGAAACGTGGGGATCTTGCCAATACTGCCAAGGAATATGCAAAGTATTTTTTCCAAACTCTGAAGGTGGATGCACTGACTGTGAATCCTTACATGGGCCGAGATAGCCTAGTACCATATTTGGATTTGGGTGGGTATCTTTTTGTATTAGGGTTAACCTCCAATCCGAGTTCTGCGGACTTCCAAAAATTAAAAACAAATCCAAAGGATGTGTTTTTGTACGAAGAGGTAAGTGACCAAATGGCAAGGCTCGAAGAATCCTACCCAGGACAGGTGGGACTTGTTGTC is a window of Leptospira sp. WS60.C2 DNA encoding:
- the pyrF gene encoding orotidine-5'-phosphate decarboxylase; this translates as MTSFLTKFHSRRDNLQSLLCIGIDPELEKLPQVCLDSKSPLVHFAETIVRYTHTNAVAWKPNIAFFERLGAEGYFALEHMVHLMKEVSPEVPIVMDAKRGDLANTAKEYAKYFFQTLKVDALTVNPYMGRDSLVPYLDLGGYLFVLGLTSNPSSADFQKLKTNPKDVFLYEEVSDQMARLEESYPGQVGLVVGGTHPSEIQSLRKRHPRLCFLIPGFGAQGGDLPSIIQASGKEALINSSRGITLSTLAENFGEVSKKKSEEVHLQMNQLFL